In Lineus longissimus chromosome 9, tnLinLong1.2, whole genome shotgun sequence, one genomic interval encodes:
- the LOC135493399 gene encoding uncharacterized protein LOC135493399 — MTQESERSSMVYTANWKETVELKRTISDLTRSKRTVEHSMYLAQKIVYKRFQTKMHQSQLFLSRLKGDREMERQLRAKTGNHFNTNCGTNEEEERKLKQMLRRPTTSRPETRSTLRPLAPPPNPAVQHGSSLYRSKSVDGMTGVQSPGAHVTFDKSHHASLVSLPGTPVSGHSRIQGQYLDTSKRAYGPRPHTIQGLPNLQGKIDHGLGDRPGTVAALLEDDSDKRKRILTQINTNRIKSANFQHRVNRFCDTVNHMASRTDNALDYYNVRLRNNTCSRENIINIPKTPESEYWRHVGDFRKKPITFHGVRYDVMDDLANKRMSIRPGTQTNQYQISDVLS, encoded by the coding sequence ATGACCCAGGAATCGGAACGTTCCTCCATGGTCTACACCGCCAACTGGAAAGAGACCGTTGAGTTGAAACGAACAATCTCTGATCTCACTCGCTCGAAGAGAACTGTCGAACACAGCATGTACTTGGCTCAGAAAATCGTTTACAAACGCTTCCAAACCAAGATGCACCAGTCCCAACTCTTCCTTTCCCGCTTGAAGGGAGATCGCGAAATGGAAAGGCAGCTTCGGGCGAAAACTGGGAATCATTTTAATACGAATTGTGGGACGAACGAAGAGGAGGAACGCAAATTGAAGCAGATGTTACGACGTCCTACCACGTCCCGGCCGGAGACGCGGTCTACTCTAAGGCCATTGGCGCCACCGCCGAATCCAGCGGTCCAGCATGGGTCCAGTCTATACAGGAGTAAATCTGTTGATGGGATGACCGGGGTACAGAGCCCTGGTGCCCATGTGACGTTTGATAAGAGTCATCACGCAAGCTTGGTGTCGCTACCGGGGACGCCGGTATCCGGGCATTCACGTATCCAGGGACAGTACCTGGACACATCCAAGCGGGCCTACGGGCCAAGACCGCACACGATTCAAGGTTTGCCCAATCTGCAGGGAAAGATAGACCACGGGCTTGGAGACAGGCCTGGAACTGTTGCAGCCCTTCTTGAAGACGACAGCGACAAGCGGAAGAGAATTCTAACTCAAATCAACACGAATCGTATCAAATCTGCAAACTTTCAACATCGAGTCAATAGGTTTTGTGATACAGTAAATCACATGGCCTCACGAACTGATAACGCGTTAGATTATTACAATGTTAGACTACGAAATAATACTTGCAGTCGCGAAAACATTATAAATATCCCGAAAACGCCCGAAAGTGAGTACTGGCGTCATGTCGGGGACTTCCGAAAAAAGCCGATCACCTTCCATGGTGTCCGCTATGACGTCATGGATGATCTGGCCAATAAAAGAATGTCAATACGCCCGGGAACACAGACAAATCAATACCAAATATCGGACGTTCTGTCATGA